The sequence TTGGAAGGTATCGAAGATTGAGTAAAGACTATGAATATTATCCCTCAACTTCTGAAGCTTTTATCTATTTGGCAATGTCTAAATTAATGCTAAAACGTTTGACAAACCAAGTTTTTTAACAGGCTCTTAGGAATTCGCAAAATAGAATAAGTTTATTTTTATCAATTTAAAATTTTATTAATTAAATAAGTTAAAAAGGAATGCATGAACATGTCTTTAATAAATTTTATTCCCCCTTTTCCCACTTATATTTCTCCTGCCCTTTCACAAGAAGATTATAAAAACAAAAAAAGAGAAGAAGCGCAGTTATTGGAATCAATCCTTGAATATTTAGCCAATAAGGAACAAAAAGTCCAATCGTCCCGTATGAAAGCCATTCCGGCTCCTTGCGGAAACAAAGCTTTAGAATTGGGGGCTAATTTTTTTTGCAATCTCAAGCAAATTTTTCTAGATACGATTTGCTGCGGATACGGATCTTGCTGGACAGATCCGGACCCCGCCTATCCCACTTATCTTACAGAAAGAGAATATCGCTCTCTAAACGCGGCTAGAATTAATTTAAACCGCAATACATGTGCGCTATTTTGTGTAGGCCCTATGATTTCCTGCGGAGTCCCCTTGGCCATTCATGCCCCTTCTGCTTTGACAATTGGACTGGCCATCCTAAGCGGCATGAGCGGCTTGATGATTACGGGATGCATGACTTACTTTTGGGGCGATTCCGGAGAACGGGAGCTGGAAGCTTTTGAATATTTGCAAACGGGATTTGAAAAGACAGCTGACTATTTAGAAAATAAATGGAAGCAAATGGCAACTCCAGACCGAGAAGAGTATCGCTCTAAAATCGAGCAAATGGCAATGAATTGCGACTATATGATTTTAGGCATGACCAATAGAGGAATCCATGAATCCCATGCACAAAAGATCATTGAACCCTTCGCTGAAGTCCTGAGAAACATTCGCTATAATCAATTAAATTAAAACCATTAAGAGAGGCAAAGAGTTCTTTCTTGTGCCTCTTTTTCCAATTAAAAAATCATAACCATTTAACATTCTAAATCTTAAGCTTAATTTTTAGAAAATCTAGCCATTTGTTAAATGGCTTAACCTTTAATTGACGCTCCCTTCAATCTTTAATTCCCTAGAGTTCTAGTTGCAAAATAGGGCTTTATTTCCTATGATCACTTACCTTTTCTACTTGTATCAATAGTCGAAATAAGGACATCCTTTTTTTTGCCAACGCTGAGGCCAATTATGACTAAGAAGATCTTTTTTGTTTTCCATTTCTTTTGTTTAATTTTCTTTCAATTTGCATCTGCACAAGTTTTACAATATGAGAATCAAACAATTGAAAGTGTGGACATTATTGTTCATACAAGAACGGGCACTATATCCGATAATAATGCTATTGCAACCCGTTTGGGCACTAAACAGGGAGGATTTTTCTCGCAAGCGGATTTTGATGAAGATCTGAAAACCCTTTCTCAAGACTATGACCGAGTGGAGCCAACTATAGAAACTGATGAAGAGCACGTGCATGTAACGATCCATTTATGGCCTAAGCCGACCATTCGCACCATTCATTGGCATGGGAATCACCGCGTCTCTACAAATCGCCTTCAAAAAGAATTGGGTATCGGATGCTTTGCTGTTTACGAACGCCAAGCTTTTAATGAAGCTTTTCATAAGCTAAAAGCTTATTACATTCGCAAAGGTTTTTTTGAAGCGCATTTGGATTATCATGTCGAACTTAACAGTGAAACAAATGAAGTTGATATTACAATCGATATTCATGAAGGGCGCTCGGGAAAAATTCAAGAAATCGAATTTGTCAATTTTACGGATAAAGAGCAGAGCGAAATTCTGCATCAGATGATTACGAAGAAATATAACATCTTTATGAGCTGGTTCACTCAAGAGGGAACTTACAATGAAGATGCCATTCAGCAAGACAAACTCATTATTACGAACTATTTACAAAATGAAGGGTTTGCGGATGCCCAAGTAGATATCACGGTAATGGAATCTTGCAAGACCGATCGCATTATTGTCACGGTTATAGCCGATAAAGGAGAACGCTATTACTTTGGGCGCCTCTCATTTGAGGGCAATCAAGTGATTTGCGATGAAGAGATCGACCGCTTATTCCTCATACGCGATGGCATGCCTTTTTCTTTAGAAGATCTGCGCGATACGCTGGAGCGTTTGACAGATGCCTATGGCCGTATCGGCTATGTCGATGCCTTTATTGATTTTGAACCCGAACTTGTTGAAGGAGAGCATCGCTATAATGTGCATTTTAAGATTGAAGAAGGCGAACAGTTCAGAGTCGGCTTGATCCGCGTATTCGGTAATATTGCAACAAAAACTTCAGTCATTTTGCACGAAACCTTGTTAGTTCCCGGTGAAATTTTTAACGTCCTTAAGCTCAAGGCATCTGAACAAAGATTGATTAACATTGGCTATTTCAAAAATGTCAATGTCTATATCGTAAAAGGCACAGAGTCTTCACTTGGAAGCGACTATCGGGATGTCTATATCGAAGTAGAAGAGACAAATACAGGTCAATTCAGCGCCTTTTTGGGATATAGCAGCACGGAAGAAATTTTCGGGGGAATTAATATCACCGAGCGTAATTTCAATCATGAAGGGTTCTATTATTTCTGGAGAGACGGGCTTCGGGCGCTGAGAGGCGGCGGTGAATATGCACAACTGAGTACGCAAATTGGTCAAAAAAGCCGCAATTATACATTCTCCTGGACAAAGCCATACTTTATGGACTCCAATTGGACGATTGGCTGCGATCTTTCTAAATCAAGCACGCGCTATATCTCTAAAGAGTACGATTTAGAAACAGTCGCGTTAATGTTGCGGGCTCAATACAATGTCAACCAATTCTTGCGCTTGGGAATCCAATACCGCTTAAAAAATGGTAGCGTCAATCTTCATCATGGAGGAAGCCATATCTCTCAATTGGAGCATGATGCCAATATCCATGGCCTTATTTCTGCAATAGGAGCCTCTTTGAGCTATGATTCGACCAACCATCCTATTAAGCCTTCTCAAGGATTTAGATCGAAGTTATTGATCGAATATGCGGGATTGGGAGGAGACCATTCCTTCTTTAGCCTCGGCTACTTAAACAGTTATTACTTAGGAATAGGCAGCCGGATGATATTGAGATATCGGGCTGATTTCCGCTTTATCCAACCGCTTGGCGACACGACTTTTGATTCTTTGCCTTTGGATGAAAGAATTTTCTTAGGCGGCGACTTTAATGTTCGCGGTTATCGTCCTTATCGCCTGGGGCCTCAGTATAAGCATGCGCATGACCATATTCCACGCGGCGGTATTTCTATGCAGCTTTATTCGGTCGAGCTATCCCGTCGCATTACGCAAGATTTTGAACTGTTTGCTTTCTTTGATGCAGGCCATCTCTCGCAAGATACCTGGGAATTTGGCAGAATGAGCGTTGCTGTCGGTTATGGAACACGATTCAAGCTAATTGACAGCGTTCCACCTATTACATTGGGGATGGGCTATCCGCTAAATCCACGCAATCGCAGCGAAGTGAAAAAGTTCTTTCTTTCTTTTGGAGGAAATTTCTAAGATAATTTCTTAAAACATGTTAAACACTGGATGCGAGAGATTTTCTCTCCAGGCTATTATGAGTTTCAAACTATCCTCTTAGCTTATTAAATCAATAAGGAGAACGCTATGAAAAAATTACGTCATTGGTTCCTGGGTCTTGGAACGCTATGGGCTTGTACCTTCGCCCTGTCCTGCTTTGCCCAACAAAATTGGAACCCTTCCTCAGGCCAAGCAATTAAAATTGGCATTGTTAATACAAAGCGCTGTTTAGATGAGTCTAAATTAGGAAAGCAAGAGCAAGCCAATTTTGAGAAAATGAAAAATCAAATGGAATCTATTTTGCAAGATAAAGAACGCGATTTAGAAGAAATTGAAAGCAAGCTAAACGATGATGATTATATGGATAGCATTTCAGAAGATGCAGCTAACGAGCTGAAGCGTAAGAAGCGAACAATCAGACAAGAGGGCATGCAACTGCAAAACCAATATATTCAGACGCTCCAACAAGCCAATATCAAGATCGTTCAAAAATTGACGGATAGTATCAGCAAGGCATCCATACAAGTGGCGCAAGAGCCTATCAATGGCCAAACTTTAGATGTTATTTTTAGCGATGAGGCATGCACGTTCTTTTCTCCTCAATTGGATGTAACAGATCGTATTATTGCTAAAATGAATGCTATTTATGATGCTGAACCAAAAGATAGCCCCAATAAAAAGCGCTAATGCTTAGCAAAGCGCTCTAATAAACCATGGAGATGGATTAAAGTTATTAAGAAATTTAATCCATCTCTCGTCTAATTCCCTTTCCGCCTCAAAATCAATTCACAGCATCTATTAGTGGCATTAAATCCATAAAATCAGAATAATTGATTGAAAAAAATTAATCTAGTTAAAGACATTTTCCGAATTTGGCTTTAACTCAATTCAGTTAACTAACTGAAATTCTTTTAAAGGTTTTATGCGAGAAAAAAAGACTATTCATTTGCAAGAACTAGCCACTTATACTGGCTGCCAGCTTATTGGCAATCCTGACCACGTCATTGAAAATGTAGCAGACTTAGAAAACGCCACATCTGCCGATGCATCCTTCTTATCCAATCTCCGCTATTTGCAAGCCATGAAATCTTCTCAAGCGGGCGTCATTTTTGTCGATGCGCAAGCCCCGATAATTGAAGGAAAGAATTTTCTGATCTCGGAACAGCCTTCACGGGCATTCCAACAGCTTGTCGATCTATTGCATCCTCAAAGATCGCACCCTTCCGGATTTACAGGCATTCACTCTACAGCGGTTATTCATCCGAGCGCAAAAATAGAAGAGAACGTTACGATTTGCCCTCAGGCCATCATTGACGAAGGTGTCCATATAGGGGCCCATTCTTTCATAGGAGCCGGAGTTTATATTGGCCCTCATACACGCATTGGCCAGCATTGTCTCATTCATCCCCGGGTAGTCATTCGCGAAAATTGCCTTCTTGGCGATCGGGTGATCATTCAACCAGGGGCTGTGATTGGCTCATGCGGCTTTGGCTATATCACAGATAAGCAAGGCCGTCATATCAAACTGAATCAAGTGGGCGATGTTTGGATTGAAGATGACGTTGAAATCGGAGCTAATACAACTATTGATCGTGCCCGCTTCAAAAGTACAAAAATTGGGCAAGGCAGCAAGATTGACAATCTTGTGCAGATTGGGCATGGCGCGTGCATAGGACCGCATAATATTATTATTGCGCAAACTGGAATTGCAGGATCGACATCAACCGGAAAACACGTCATTTTGGCCGGACAAGTCGCTGTTGCCGGACATCTTCATCTTGCCGATGGCGTAACCGTTGCAGGAAAGAGCGGAGTTACCAAATCTTTATCTGCTGGCAAATATGGAGGTGTTCCCGCAGCGCCTTTGAATGAATATAACCGCAATCAAGTCTTCCTGCGCAATATTGAAAGGTATGTGGATCAGCTTAAAAAACATGAGGCAAGACTGCAAGCGATAGAAGAAGCTATCGCCACTTGAGCGAAAGCTAAGACTAATTAGCCGCCCTCCGCACGCTCTTTGGCTGTTGGTTAATCTAGAAACATCTTCGGAAGGCAATATAGAGCAACTTTAAAATAAAAGTTACGCTTTCGAATTTTCTCTGCAGTCTTTATGCACTGTGTAGTTTGTATTTATCTGTATAATAGAAAAAGCGTTCAGAATATAAAATCTACAACGCAAACAGAGACTGCAGAGAAAAAGCTAGATATTTTGCTAGTGAACCGGGTTGAGAGCTCAATTAAAGCATGTATCGCTTTATTCCTTCATTTGCAAAAACTCAATTTTTTTCTGTGTAAAGAGCGATTACCGATACGTTATCCGTGCTATTTTTTTTATTTAAAGCATAATCCACGATCAATTGAGCTAGATCAAGTTCCTGATCTTCTAACCAAGGATTTAATACTTGATCGATGAGTTCCCGATCTTTTGCATAATCCCATAAGCCATCACAAGCCATTATAAGTAGATCTCCCTTCTTTAACTCCGCCATTGTCGTTTTTTGCTTTTGAATCACTCCCGGTTTTCCATTCCATTCATTATACTCTTGATCACCAATTGCACGACTGACATTCACACCTTCATTTAAGGTAGGAAACCTTAAAAATTTTGCTCGCATTCGCGGCCAAACTTCAGCGATGAGGTCCTTATTTAAAGCTCGTGCTGCACGAGCTGCATCTTTTTTGCTTGACCAATCTCGGACACAAGAAAGAGGGATTACCTGCCACCCCTTTTCCGTTTTCCGAAAAATTTTAGCTTCGGAATCTCCAAGTGTGCCGGTATAAATGCGATTCGTCTTTTTATCGATAAAGCCAATTACGGCGGTACTTCCCCCAGGAAAGGATTTCTGAATGACTTGTTGATGAATTTGATTGATTATATGAGTGAAAACAGCTCTTAAATCATCCGGAGATTTTGCTTTTTCCAGAGGAAATAACCTTTTACACTGCAAAGCCGCAAATCGCGCAATTTTTCCCTTGTCTCCATGCCCGTCAAATAATCCCATTAAATAGCCATTCTCTACAGGAATAAAGAAATGGGCATCTTCCATGTCTTCGCGTATAGAACCCTTCTCTTCACATTCAAACAACCTGAACGATAAATGAGTTTTGACGGAAGAGAACATATTTTCTTCATCTATGACGCATTCTTCTCTATGTTCTTTAATTGCCTTGCGCAAATTTCTCAGCATGCGCTCTTCTGGACTCTTAGGCGTGCCGGCAGCGTCCTCGCCTCCTTCTTTTATGGACGAATTTGATTCTGAAGAAGCCTGTACATTTATCTCCGATACAGGCAGAGAAATAGGAGGAAGGGGGGATAAATTCTCTATAGGATGACTTGCATTCCTATCCAAACTAGGCACTACAGGCGGAGGTGTAAGGATTCTGCTCGTCTGACTTAAAGGCGTATTTTCCCTAGGCGACCGATCAAAAAGCGATAGGGCCTTATTATAGCTCCATGTGAAAGGGTAAAAAATAATTTTAGCTATCTGACAAATCAAACTAATCAATGGACTTAAGATGGAAGAAAGAGCATCGACAACGACAGTAATTTTATTTCCCCATCCCCCTTCTTGTCCCCTAATTAAAGCAGGCTGCTCGGAAGGATTTATTTCCTGTCTGAGAAGGGGACGTCTGGAAGGGAGCGAAAAAACATACTCCGTTTCATGATTGATTGGCCAGATCATAGCAATTCCTGAAAGTTGAAAATTAACTCCCTATCTGTAGAAAAATCAATATGTATGTCTTAAATCTCAATTCTTCTTGCAACATAGGTTTAGCTCCCTAGAGACCGCCGTCAGATGGCTATTCGAGATTATGCAATCCAGCCTCCTAGTGATTAAATTCTACCCTTTTTGATAAACAAAGACAATTTAAAATATTTTCATAAAATATTTATATTAAAACTTTTGGATTTAAGAAAAGGATTCAGTAATTTCATGAGCGCCTTCTTTTTGCATTTAACTAGCACGAGAAACAGTTCGATGCGCACCCATGAAAATAAACTATTTTTAATATCTTCTAAGCAACCGATTCAATGAATTGAATAGACAAGGTTAAAAAGATCCTAAACAGGAGAAGGAGGAATAATTCCCCTAGGCTGCAAAGAAGGATGAGAATTTGACGAAGGCGTCGTAAAAGAAAGGCTATCCAATCGAAAGAGATAAGCTGTCTCTTCCGCTTGCTTCAATTTATTTTTTAAATTAGTCGTAAACTGAAATTGTGCGAAAGAACTTTTTCCATATTTAACAATCATAAAAATAGAAGTAATGGTACAAACTGAGAGACCCATAAACGTATAAATAGGAGAGCTAATGAAAACAAAGCTGAGAGTTGTAAGAATTCCGGATGCAAGCAGCGTAATTCTTAAATAATAGGAATAGGTAGCTAGGGATTGCTTCTCTTGGATAAGCTTTTGTGCTTGTTGAAAGGCACTTCCCATAATTGTATCATACCCTGGGCGATATGAACTCTTCAAAACCGTCTTCCAAATAAATTTATTGATATTAAGCGTTTCTGTCATCTTTTCAAAAGTTCTAGTATCTTGACCTGAGTGAAAGGCCTGATAGCCGAGAAAAAGCGTGCCTAAACCAATAAATATCGTTTGAATAAAACTAAGAAGCCCTGCCGCAGGTACAACGTCTGCATTAACATTTAAACTTCTTCTATAAGAACGGTGAGTAGGACGAGTGTCTTCATTGCGGCGATAAGGCGCTTCCAATAGATCATTAGCTAGATCTATGACCTCATTTCTAGGATGGCCGTCTGCAAGCCAATTCAAATTGGCTAGAAGACGCATAGTCGCAAGCTCAACTTGATCCGCCTCCATATCTTGTCTGGGCTGCGCCGTTTCATTTACTGCGATCCTTGTCTCACTTATTAAAGAGCAAGAAGGCACTGTTTCTGTCATTGTTGCTCTTAAACAAACTGTCATACTACTTCCTATTATCCAAAAAATTCAAACTAAAATCTATTAAATAAAA is a genomic window of Candidatus Protochlamydia phocaeensis containing:
- a CDS encoding PP2C family serine/threonine-protein phosphatase translates to MIWPINHETEYVFSLPSRRPLLRQEINPSEQPALIRGQEGGWGNKITVVVDALSSILSPLISLICQIAKIIFYPFTWSYNKALSLFDRSPRENTPLSQTSRILTPPPVVPSLDRNASHPIENLSPLPPISLPVSEINVQASSESNSSIKEGGEDAAGTPKSPEERMLRNLRKAIKEHREECVIDEENMFSSVKTHLSFRLFECEEKGSIREDMEDAHFFIPVENGYLMGLFDGHGDKGKIARFAALQCKRLFPLEKAKSPDDLRAVFTHIINQIHQQVIQKSFPGGSTAVIGFIDKKTNRIYTGTLGDSEAKIFRKTEKGWQVIPLSCVRDWSSKKDAARAARALNKDLIAEVWPRMRAKFLRFPTLNEGVNVSRAIGDQEYNEWNGKPGVIQKQKTTMAELKKGDLLIMACDGLWDYAKDRELIDQVLNPWLEDQELDLAQLIVDYALNKKNSTDNVSVIALYTEKN
- the bamA gene encoding outer membrane protein assembly factor BamA; this translates as MTKKIFFVFHFFCLIFFQFASAQVLQYENQTIESVDIIVHTRTGTISDNNAIATRLGTKQGGFFSQADFDEDLKTLSQDYDRVEPTIETDEEHVHVTIHLWPKPTIRTIHWHGNHRVSTNRLQKELGIGCFAVYERQAFNEAFHKLKAYYIRKGFFEAHLDYHVELNSETNEVDITIDIHEGRSGKIQEIEFVNFTDKEQSEILHQMITKKYNIFMSWFTQEGTYNEDAIQQDKLIITNYLQNEGFADAQVDITVMESCKTDRIIVTVIADKGERYYFGRLSFEGNQVICDEEIDRLFLIRDGMPFSLEDLRDTLERLTDAYGRIGYVDAFIDFEPELVEGEHRYNVHFKIEEGEQFRVGLIRVFGNIATKTSVILHETLLVPGEIFNVLKLKASEQRLINIGYFKNVNVYIVKGTESSLGSDYRDVYIEVEETNTGQFSAFLGYSSTEEIFGGINITERNFNHEGFYYFWRDGLRALRGGGEYAQLSTQIGQKSRNYTFSWTKPYFMDSNWTIGCDLSKSSTRYISKEYDLETVALMLRAQYNVNQFLRLGIQYRLKNGSVNLHHGGSHISQLEHDANIHGLISAIGASLSYDSTNHPIKPSQGFRSKLLIEYAGLGGDHSFFSLGYLNSYYLGIGSRMILRYRADFRFIQPLGDTTFDSLPLDERIFLGGDFNVRGYRPYRLGPQYKHAHDHIPRGGISMQLYSVELSRRITQDFELFAFFDAGHLSQDTWEFGRMSVAVGYGTRFKLIDSVPPITLGMGYPLNPRNRSEVKKFFLSFGGNF
- a CDS encoding OmpH family outer membrane protein translates to MKKLRHWFLGLGTLWACTFALSCFAQQNWNPSSGQAIKIGIVNTKRCLDESKLGKQEQANFEKMKNQMESILQDKERDLEEIESKLNDDDYMDSISEDAANELKRKKRTIRQEGMQLQNQYIQTLQQANIKIVQKLTDSISKASIQVAQEPINGQTLDVIFSDEACTFFSPQLDVTDRIIAKMNAIYDAEPKDSPNKKR
- the lpxD gene encoding UDP-3-O-(3-hydroxymyristoyl)glucosamine N-acyltransferase yields the protein MREKKTIHLQELATYTGCQLIGNPDHVIENVADLENATSADASFLSNLRYLQAMKSSQAGVIFVDAQAPIIEGKNFLISEQPSRAFQQLVDLLHPQRSHPSGFTGIHSTAVIHPSAKIEENVTICPQAIIDEGVHIGAHSFIGAGVYIGPHTRIGQHCLIHPRVVIRENCLLGDRVIIQPGAVIGSCGFGYITDKQGRHIKLNQVGDVWIEDDVEIGANTTIDRARFKSTKIGQGSKIDNLVQIGHGACIGPHNIIIAQTGIAGSTSTGKHVILAGQVAVAGHLHLADGVTVAGKSGVTKSLSAGKYGGVPAAPLNEYNRNQVFLRNIERYVDQLKKHEARLQAIEEAIAT